One Solidesulfovibrio fructosivorans JJ] DNA window includes the following coding sequences:
- a CDS encoding DUF485 domain-containing protein, translating to MHTPTADPTRDNRFSALVRKRWSVSLTLTALMLAIYYGFIAILAFRPDLFAARVGAHMTVGIPVGLGVIVVSWLLTGIYVRWANDDYDTAVENFKHAMREDRG from the coding sequence ATGCACACACCAACGGCCGACCCCACACGCGACAACCGGTTTTCCGCCCTGGTGCGCAAGCGCTGGAGCGTTTCGCTGACGCTTACGGCGCTGATGCTCGCCATCTATTACGGCTTCATCGCCATCCTGGCCTTTCGTCCCGATCTCTTTGCCGCCCGTGTCGGCGCCCATATGACCGTCGGCATTCCCGTCGGCCTCGGCGTCATTGTCGTCTCCTGGCTTTTGACCGGCATTTACGTGCGCTGGGCCAACGACGATTACGACACGGCCGTGGAAAATTTCAAACACGCCATGCGGGAGGATCGGGGATGA
- a CDS encoding transporter substrate-binding domain-containing protein, which produces MLRFAFALSILSCAALGVALDARAVDGLYGNSKMPGIGRPVRVGGDRDYPPYEFLDKDGKPAGFNVDLTRAVAEVMGMKVEFRLGAWAGEREALMDGGLDILEGMTYSDERAQILDFAPHTIVNHAIFARRGAPPVSSLDDLAGKKVIVHRAGFMHDTLAAKGMEKDLIFSETPADGLRLLASGVGDYAVVAMLPGISIIRENKLDNIQPVARSVATVRYGYATRKGNDALLARFSEGLAILRETGRYQAIHDKWLGVLENGKVKWQTLAVYVGAVVAPLLALLGGSMLWAHMLRRQVAQRTRSLTKALDELSSNQRQLVQADKMAALGTLVSGVAHEINNPNGLILLNIPILRKVQADVARLLDAWHEREGEFTLGGIRYSRMRQELPRMLEEMQEGAMRIKRIVNDLKDFARREEGAAKALIDVGDCSRKAVRLVETTIRKHTDRFSADYEADLPLVWGNSQRIEQVVVNLVINACQALPDKSRAIEVTTRHDVEAGKVILCVRDEGSGISVEHMAHLTDPFFTTKRETGGTGLGLSVSASIVKEYGGCLTFESAPGQGTTACLELPVPKEESPA; this is translated from the coding sequence ATGCTGCGTTTCGCATTCGCGCTTTCCATTCTCTCTTGCGCCGCCTTGGGCGTCGCGCTCGATGCCCGGGCCGTCGACGGCCTCTACGGCAACTCGAAGATGCCCGGAATCGGCCGACCGGTCAGGGTCGGCGGCGACCGCGACTACCCGCCCTACGAATTCCTGGACAAGGACGGCAAGCCGGCCGGGTTCAACGTGGATCTGACCCGGGCCGTGGCCGAGGTCATGGGCATGAAGGTGGAATTCCGCCTCGGGGCCTGGGCGGGCGAACGCGAAGCGCTCATGGACGGCGGCCTGGATATCCTGGAGGGCATGACCTATTCCGACGAACGGGCCCAGATCCTCGACTTCGCCCCCCACACCATCGTCAACCACGCCATTTTCGCCCGACGCGGCGCGCCGCCCGTATCGAGCCTCGACGATCTGGCCGGCAAGAAGGTCATCGTGCACCGCGCCGGCTTCATGCACGACACCCTGGCCGCCAAGGGCATGGAAAAGGACCTCATCTTCTCCGAAACCCCGGCCGACGGTCTGCGGCTTCTCGCCTCGGGCGTAGGCGATTACGCCGTGGTGGCCATGCTGCCCGGCATCTCCATCATCCGCGAGAACAAACTGGACAACATCCAGCCCGTGGCCCGAAGCGTCGCCACCGTGCGTTACGGCTACGCCACCAGGAAAGGCAACGACGCCCTGCTCGCCCGCTTCAGCGAGGGCCTGGCCATCCTGCGCGAAACCGGACGCTACCAGGCCATTCACGACAAGTGGCTCGGGGTGCTGGAAAACGGCAAGGTCAAATGGCAAACCCTCGCCGTCTACGTGGGAGCCGTGGTCGCACCGCTCCTGGCCCTGCTTGGCGGCTCCATGCTCTGGGCCCATATGCTGCGCCGGCAGGTGGCCCAGCGCACCCGGTCCCTGACCAAGGCCCTGGACGAACTGTCCAGCAACCAGCGCCAGCTCGTCCAGGCCGACAAGATGGCCGCACTCGGCACCCTGGTCTCCGGCGTGGCCCACGAAATCAACAATCCCAACGGCTTGATCCTGCTCAACATCCCCATTCTGCGCAAAGTCCAGGCCGATGTTGCCCGGCTGCTCGACGCTTGGCACGAACGCGAAGGCGAGTTCACCCTGGGCGGCATCCGCTATTCCCGCATGCGCCAGGAACTCCCCCGGATGCTCGAAGAGATGCAGGAAGGGGCCATGCGCATCAAGCGCATCGTCAACGATCTCAAAGACTTCGCCCGGCGCGAGGAAGGCGCGGCCAAGGCGCTGATCGACGTGGGCGACTGCTCGCGCAAGGCCGTGCGTCTGGTCGAGACCACCATCCGCAAGCATACGGACCGCTTTTCAGCCGACTACGAGGCGGACCTGCCGCTCGTCTGGGGCAATTCCCAGCGCATCGAGCAAGTGGTGGTCAACCTCGTCATAAACGCCTGCCAGGCCCTGCCCGACAAGAGTCGGGCCATCGAAGTCACCACCCGTCACGACGTCGAGGCCGGCAAGGTCATCCTGTGCGTGCGCGACGAAGGGAGCGGCATCAGCGTCGAGCACATGGCGCATCTCACGGACCCGTTTTTCACCACTAAGCGCGAAACGGGCGGCACGGGGCTTGGCCTTTCCGTCTCGGCGAGCATCGTCAAGGAATACGGCGGTTGCCTGACGTTCGAATCCGCGCCCGGACAGGGGACCACGGCCTGTCTGGAACTGCCCGTGCCCAAGGAGGAATCGCCGGCATGA
- a CDS encoding SGNH/GDSL hydrolase family protein: MQSIMKIALAVCMTAAMSILPACINTSGKSSKNAAYEARTYPAHTPTVPTAPEAEVKSAPQPAPPAAAPPAGVPLAPPPVASTRPASPEEQTKATLEPKPVQAAALPQPKSEPAAPVVKTPFTTTAKPAQPTETDKAPPAKETTVASVEQPAAPALPGLKKKTPQEPTGPAAEKTASAAPKAAGGKVAVVGDSLAVGIGMTMSNRMKRYEGLGCVPLGKVSTGLISKRFFDWDKKLTELVAKEKLTAVVVMMGGNDANNPIAGKAAGTPEWSAAYQEKAEDFLHIASKAGIKVLWVGLPAMRDAAYNKRVEAVNEAAKAACAKVGGCSYMEASTIFTDDSGKFVQAKTIGGKKVSLRAKDGVHMTMNGYDLLCRQVLDKLSADGNLPAEKTSSK; the protein is encoded by the coding sequence GTGCAATCGATCATGAAAATCGCGTTGGCCGTTTGTATGACGGCGGCCATGTCCATCCTGCCGGCGTGCATCAACACATCCGGCAAATCGTCGAAGAACGCCGCGTACGAAGCGCGCACCTATCCGGCCCACACCCCCACGGTCCCGACCGCGCCCGAGGCCGAAGTCAAATCCGCGCCCCAACCGGCCCCGCCGGCGGCCGCCCCTCCGGCCGGCGTGCCTCTCGCGCCGCCGCCCGTGGCGTCCACCCGCCCGGCTTCGCCCGAGGAGCAGACCAAGGCGACCCTGGAGCCCAAACCGGTCCAGGCGGCCGCCCTGCCCCAACCCAAGAGCGAACCGGCCGCGCCCGTGGTCAAGACGCCCTTCACGACGACCGCGAAGCCGGCCCAGCCGACCGAGACGGACAAGGCGCCCCCGGCAAAGGAGACCACCGTCGCCTCGGTGGAACAGCCCGCCGCTCCCGCCCTGCCCGGCCTGAAAAAGAAAACGCCCCAGGAGCCGACCGGCCCGGCAGCGGAGAAAACCGCTTCCGCCGCGCCCAAGGCGGCTGGCGGCAAGGTGGCCGTGGTAGGCGATTCCCTGGCCGTTGGTATCGGCATGACCATGAGCAACCGCATGAAACGTTACGAAGGCTTGGGCTGCGTCCCCCTGGGCAAGGTTTCGACCGGGCTTATTTCCAAGAGATTTTTCGACTGGGACAAAAAGCTCACCGAACTTGTGGCCAAGGAAAAGCTGACGGCCGTGGTGGTGATGATGGGCGGCAACGACGCCAACAATCCCATTGCCGGCAAGGCGGCCGGCACGCCGGAATGGAGCGCCGCCTACCAGGAAAAGGCCGAAGACTTCCTGCACATCGCTTCGAAGGCCGGCATCAAGGTGTTGTGGGTGGGGCTGCCGGCCATGCGCGACGCGGCCTACAACAAGCGTGTCGAGGCGGTCAACGAGGCGGCCAAGGCGGCCTGCGCCAAGGTCGGCGGCTGCTCCTACATGGAGGCCTCGACCATCTTCACCGACGATTCGGGCAAGTTCGTCCAGGCCAAGACCATCGGCGGCAAGAAAGTGTCTCTTCGGGCCAAGGACGGCGTGCACATGACCATGAACGGCTATGACCTGCTGTGCCGCCAAGTGCTGGACAAACTCTCCGCCGACGGCAACCTGCCGGCGGAGAAGACTTCGTCGAAATAA